In Gossypium arboreum isolate Shixiya-1 chromosome 5, ASM2569848v2, whole genome shotgun sequence, a single genomic region encodes these proteins:
- the LOC108452350 gene encoding uncharacterized protein LOC108452350: MALSKLEQQSPTQEPPSPSHCYTALPTQPPDENYVVLPYYSPEGRLRWCGCRMLYTGTASFFLLATLVYIFWPSDPDVKIVRMHVNRMKIHTVPIIALDMSLLITLKVRNSDVYSMDFTSLDVAVGYRGKMLGHVTSEQGHVKALGSSYVEAVLEVNGVEVLSDVVYLLEDLAKGTVPFDTVTEVAGYLGLSFFKFPLKAKVLCEIVVHRTTQTIVRQNCYPQK, from the exons ATGGCTCTCTCAAAACTCGAACAACAATCACCCACACAAGAACCGCCGTCGCCATCCCACTGCTACACTGCTTTACCAACCCAACCTCCTGAtgaaaactacgtcgttttgccCTACTACTCCCCCGAGGGACGGCTCCGCTGGTGCGGTTGCCGGATGCTATACACCGGCACGGCTTCCTTCTTCTTGTTAGCTACCTTGGTGTACATTTTCTGGCCCTCCGACCCCGACGTTAAGATCGTACGGATGCATGTGAACCGCATGAAAATCCACACCGTACCCATCATAGCGTTGGATATGTCTTTATTGATTACGTTGAAAGTGAGGAATTCGGACGTCTACTCCATGGACTTCACCAGTTTGGACGTTGCTGTCGGGTACAGAGGGAAGATGCTAGGACACGTGACGTCGGAGCAAGGTCACGTGAAGGCGTTGGGGTCGTCTTATGTGGAGGCGGTGCTCGAGGTTAATGGGGTTGAGGTGTTGTCGGACGTTGTGTATTTGCTGGAGGACCTGGCCAAGGGAACTGTCCCGTTTGACACTGTTACGGAAGTCGCCGGCTACCTCGGTCTGTCCTTCTTTAAGTTCCCTTTAAAG GCGAAAGTCTTATGCGAGATTGTGGTACATAGAACCACTCAGACTATCGTCCGCCAAAACTGCTACCCTCAG AAATGA
- the LOC108450812 gene encoding uncharacterized protein LOC108450812, giving the protein MFDLLLKPKFYTKCKSAIKMIKLRLETIKKKRNAVEKYLKNDVADLLKNGLDENAYGRASGLLMEQKRTACYDFIEQFCECISKNLSVIQKQSECPEECREAVPSLIYAAARFADLPELRELRTIFTEKYGNSLDSYLNQEFVQKLKAEPPTKDTKLQLMHDIAQEFSFEWDSKALEQKLFKPPPLEQNNADDDRYNLYRSKNDTFEKSNNEDENGLSNLHRYRRQKGNEADLTSRGIMEDTDDKFKQNSSSEDEVTDQDIPKGSSASDESVSEDGIENRKPFYYRFIPPPYVRPALGKEKSITEDPMAPNDNTENENNNKWNEPVGESKPEPRSVWRRPLRPPPGSKGLSGFGNNVAANMSRTSTQMEGRDKRDEEEKRMDELLVHYSKKKSPFEWVSRWKTAILAPPPRKQESEGTSKAPGLRSTKSNPISLPGRVASFSKETTSSSERAGRHTRAASDGFAGHVHPKLPDYDDLATRLAALRQQ; this is encoded by the exons ATGTTTGACTTGTTGTTGAAGCCGAAGTTCTATACAAAATG CAAATCGGCTATAAAGATGATTAAGTTGCGACTGGAGACtataaagaagaagagaaatgcgGTGGAAAAGTATCTGAAGAATGATGTTGCTGACCTTCTCAAGAACGGTCTTGATGAAAATGCTTACGGCAGG GCTTCAGGTCTTCTGATGGAGCAAAAGAGAACAGCTTGTTACGATTTCATAGAGCAGTTTTGTGAGTGCATCTCAAAGAATCTCTCAGTCATACAAAAGCAGAG CGAGTGTCCAGAGGAATGCAGAGAAGCTGTCCCTTCTCTAATATACGCAGCAGCCAGATTTGCTGATTTGCCAGAACTACGTGAACTCAGAACTATATTTACTGAGAAATATGGAAATTCCCTAGATTCTTACTTAAACCAAGAG TTTGTGCAGAAGCTAAAGGCAGAGCCTCCCACAAAGGATACGAAGCTTCAACTGATGCATGACATAGCACAAGAGTTCTCTTTTGAATGGGACTCCAAGGCTTTGGAACAGAAGCTGTTTAAACCACCTCCATTAGAGCAA AACAATGCTGATGATGATAGATACAATTTGTATAGAAGCAAGAACGACACATTTGAGAAAAGCAACAATGAAGATGAGAATGGATTGAGCAACTTGCATAGGTACAGGAGGCAAAAGGGAAATGAAGCAGACCTTACTTCTCGTGGGATAATGGAGGATACTGATGATAAATTCAAGCAGAATAGCAGCAGTGAAGATGAAGTTACTGATCAAGATATCCCAAAGGGTAGTTCTGCTTCGGATGAAAGTGTTTCTGAGGATGGTATAGAAAACAGAAAGCCCTTTTATTACAGGTTTATTCCTCCTCCCTATGTTAGGCCCGCCCTGGGTAAAGAAAAAAGCATCACAGAGGACCCCATGGCACCGAATGATAATACCGAGAATGAGAATAACAATAAATGGAATGAACCTGTTGGTGAAAGTAAGCCAGAACCAAGATCTGTTTGGAGGAGACCTTTGAGACCACCACCGGGTTCCAAAGGTTTAAGTGGTTTTGGAAACAATGTAGCTGCAAATATGAGTCGGACATCCACACAAATGGAAGGCAGAGATAAGAGGGATGAAGAAGAAAAGAGGATGGATGAGCTTTTGGTGCATTATAGTAAGAAGAAGTCGCCTTTCGAATGGGTGAGCAGATGGAAGACAGCAATTCTAGCACCTCCTCCTAGAAAACAAGAATCCGAAGGCACAAGTAAAGCTCCAGGCTTACGAAGCACTAAATCCAACCCTATTTCACTTCCAGGCAGAGTTGCATCTTTTTCCAAAGAAACAACAAGTTCTTCTGAGAGAGCAGGAAGACACACCCGAGCTGCCTCAGATGGGTTTGCTGGGCATGTGCATCCTAAGCTACCAGATTATGATGATTTGGCAACTCGTCTTGCAGCTCTAAGGCAgcaataa
- the LOC108452614 gene encoding transcription repressor OFP14-like, giving the protein MSKKLQKSLQDYVSKIKKTSPNIQFLPPNSLSSSKKWIRCKHTKTLSFAVNLAENHGHQGNSDDNNDVAATLADVDRFLFENFKSLYIEDYGEIHEKRSDVRLEDDEVKGTRGIFFDSPRFIDLPSDLCGSNRFFVSTGSSGSLVDEARSSAGTKSRSEELGSTSKSSASIDNTTAANGSNSNGTIGGDGVTVKSLSNIPNECIAVLTYSPNPYDDFRRSMQDMVETRLKHNSDIDWDFMEELVFCYLNLNDKKCYKFILNAFVDLVVDLRQHDIKVPMKARNNVRDHQRSMRTRHNIRLTRK; this is encoded by the exons atgtccaAGAAGCTTCAAAAATCTCTCCAGGATTACGTCTCCAAGATCAAAAAAACTTCCCCAAATATTCAGTTTCTTCCTCCGAACTCACTCTCTTCTTCCAAGAAATGGATCCGATGCAAACACACCAAAACCCTATCTTTTGCAGTCAACCTTGCCGAAAATCATGGTCATCAAGGGAACAGCGATGATAATAATGATGTTGCGGCGACACTTGCTGATGTTGATCGTTTCCTCTTCGAGAATTTCAAGTCACTGTATATTGAAGACTACGGTGAAATTCATGAAAAGAGAAGTGACGTTAGATTAGAAGATGATGAAGTAAAAGGCACCCGTGGCATCTTCTTTGATTCTCCAAGGTTTATTGATCTTCCCTCTGATCTTTGTGGCTCGAACAGGTTCTTTGTGTCGACGGGGTCGTCGGGTTCGCTCGTTGACGAGGCTCGCAGCAGTGCTGGGACCAAGTCGAGGTCTGAGGAGCTGGGTTCAACCTCAAAGTCGTCAGCTTCAATCGATAATACTACCGCTGCCAACGGTTCCAACAGCAATGGCACCATCGGGGGTGATGGGGTCACTGTCAAGTCACTGAGCAATATTCCGAATGAGTGCATCGCGGTGTTAACGTATTCTCCAAACCCGTATGATGATTTTCGACGTTCAATGCAAGATATGGTGGAAACGAGGCTGAAACATAATTCCGATATTGATTGGGATTTCATGGAAGAGCTTGTGTTTTGTTACTTGAACTTGAACGACAAGAAGTGTTACAAATTCATTTTAAATGCTTTTGTTGACCTGGTCGTGGATTTGCGTCAACATGATATAAAAGTTCCGATGAAGGCTCGTAATAATGTACGAGATCATCAAAGATCAATGAGAACAAGGCACAACATAAG ATTGACACGAAAATGA